In Plutella xylostella chromosome 3, ilPluXylo3.1, whole genome shotgun sequence, the following proteins share a genomic window:
- the LOC105385745 gene encoding thioredoxin domain-containing protein 15, whose translation MKEISCSKTSIALLVLFVAKGLAELEVETNVPNGQEVQDTDHNDVPNVDESESLLSNVVSDVNKTLTNLYNHVTSANVTIDNTTISANETRKLVKCRDYYDELRTTEFEPTVEIINGTQLAKLLQVKPDITSRDKEADCILVMFYTRACPFSAHAAPHFNALARAYPVVKMVALDALKYHGINAQYGIVGVPTLKMFHNGRPVGKFNGTEYNINSFSKFMHTITGLYPQSLVVTSKDFQGPVSSVVEKETDYFLVLSWLFIIVCAVYYFMESKWWKMIVEMIQNNWRESEAQHEHNE comes from the exons ATGAAGGAAATATCATGTTCTAAGACTTCAATAGCACTGCTTGTTTTGTTTGTCGCTAAag gTCTGGCAGAATTAGAAGTAGAGACCAACGTCCCCAACGGTCAAGAAGTTCAAGATACCGACCATAACGATGTACCAAATGTGGACGAATCTGAATCCCTCCTTTCCAACGTCGTGTCTGATGTGAACAAAACCTTGACCAACCTGTACAACCACGTCACATCGGCAAATGTGACCATCGACAACACGACAATATCGGCCAATGAGACTAGGAAACTTGTGAAATGTAGAGACTACTATGATGAACTAAGGACTACTGAATTTGAACCAACAGTGGAAATCATCAATGGAACTCAATTAGCTAAGCTTTTACAGGTCAAACCTGATATCACCAGCAGAGACAAAGAAGCAGATTGCATCCTAGTCATGTTCTACACCAGGGCTTGTCCGTTCAGTGCCCACGCAGCCCCACACTTCAATGCCCTGGCTCGAGCATACCCTGTTGTGAAAATGGTGGCATTAGATGCATTGAAATACCATGGAATCAATGCACAGTATGGAATAGTTGGTGTGCCAACACTGAAAATGTTCCACAATGGACGGCCGGTGGGGAAATTCAATGGAACTGAGTACAACATTAATTCTTTTAGTAAGTTCATGCACACCATCACTGGGCTCTACCCGCAGAGCCTTGTGGTCACGTCCAAGGACTTCCAGGGACCAGTGTCAAGTGTTGTAGAGAAGGAAACAGACTACTTCCTTGTGTTGTCATGGTTGTTTATCATTGTGTGTGCTGTTTACTACTTCATGGAGTCCAAGTGGTGGAAGATGATAGTGGAAATGATCCAAAACAACTGGAGAGAGTCTGAGGCACAACATGAGcataatgaataa
- the LOC105385743 gene encoding glyoxylate reductase/hydroxypyruvate reductase produces MIFTRLTSASRNLVNLSVRNMSSGKSKVFVTRNDMPKCGLDLLNKECDVSYWDKPSPAPRQELLKRVAGTNAIYCALSDKIDRELLDAAGPQLKVVSTISVGYDHVDVVECRKRGIRIGYTPDVLTDATAELTLALLLCTSRRLTEAIHEAKTGGWVSWAPTWMTGPGLAGATVGIVGFGRIGQAVGRRVKAFNTAKILYFNRSEKAEAKEIGAEKVSFDELLEKSDFVICTAALVPETKEMFNKAAFAKMKNTAVFVNTSRGGTVDQDALIEALQNNVIWGAGLDVTTPEPLPLDSPLFKMKNCVVLPHIGSAAIEARDTMSTLTAQNILAALNGKDMPAELK; encoded by the exons ATGATCTTCACAAGGTTAACATCTGCAAGTAGAAACTTAGTAAACTTAAGTGTTAGAAACATGAGTTCCGGCAAGTCTAAAGTGTTTGTTACCCGCAATGATATGCCGAAATGCGGCTTGgatttacttaataaaga ATGTGACGTTTCCTACTGGGACAAGCCATCCCCGGCCCCTCGTCAGGAGCTGCTGAAGCGAGTCGCCGGCACCAACGCCATCTACTGCGCACTGTCAGACAAGATAGACCGAGAGTTGCTGGATGCCGCTGGCCCTCAGCTGAAGGTTGTGTCTACTATATCTGTTGGCTACGACCATGTCGATGTGGTGGAGTGCAGGAAGCGTGGCATCAGGATTGGATATACTCCTGATGTGCTGACGGATGCTACTGCTGAGCTTACT TTGGCTCTACTGCTGTGCACATCACGTCGCCTGACAGAAGCCATTCACGAAGCCAAGACTGGAGGCTGGGTCTCTTGGGCGCCAACATGGATGACAGGGCCCGGCCTGGCTGGAGCCACTGTTGGGATTGTTGGCTTCGGTAGAATCGGACAGGCTGTAGGCAGGAGAGTCAAGGCATTCAACACTGCCAAGATCTTATACTTCAACAGAAGCGAAAAAGCAGAGGCAAAAGAAATTGGAGCTGAAAAAGTCAGTTTTGATGAGCTACTAGAAAAGAGTGACTTTGTTATTTGTACAGCAGCTTTAGTACCTGAGACTAAGGAGATGTTCAACAAGGCAGCATTTGCCAAGATGAAGAATACAGCTGTGTTTGTGAATACGAGTCGCGGTGGAACCGTGGATCAGGATGCTTTGATTGAGGCTCTGCAGAACAATGTGATATGGGGGGCGGGGCTGGACGTGACCACGCCAGAGCCACTGCCGCTGGACAGTCCCCTGTTTAAGATGAAGAACTGTGTGGTGCTGCCACATATAGGCAGTGCTGCCATTGAAGCCAGGGATACCATGAGCACACTCACTGCACAGAATATTCTGGCTGCATTGAATGGCAAGGATATGCCTGCTGAGCTCAAGTGA